From Acidovorax sp. FHTAMBA, one genomic window encodes:
- a CDS encoding heparan-alpha-glucosaminide N-acetyltransferase translates to MHRAPSLLTDSFATSQRSPRYEGVDALRGLAMVWMTVFHFCFDLSHLGFWPQNFRADPFWTSQRTVIVSLFLFCAGLGQAIALHQGQGWLRFGRRWLQIAGCALLVSAGSFVMFPQSFIHFGVLHGMAVMLLVARCTAGWGRWLWLAGLVALALPSVAHLLLSGPWVEAAPWFNGRAFNWLGLVSRKPFTEDYVPVFPWLGVLWWGLASGQWAMARGRQHWLPWKLPGGLRPLATLGQWSLSYYMLHQPVMIGVLMVVAWMSRGVQG, encoded by the coding sequence ATGCACCGTGCGCCCTCTTTGTTGACCGACTCATTTGCCACGTCGCAGCGCTCACCGCGCTACGAGGGCGTGGATGCCCTGCGCGGGTTGGCCATGGTGTGGATGACGGTTTTCCACTTCTGCTTTGACCTGAGCCACCTGGGGTTCTGGCCCCAGAATTTTCGCGCCGATCCGTTCTGGACGTCCCAGCGGACGGTGATCGTGAGCCTGTTCCTGTTCTGTGCCGGGCTGGGGCAGGCGATCGCGCTGCACCAGGGGCAGGGGTGGCTTCGTTTTGGTCGGCGGTGGTTGCAGATCGCTGGCTGCGCATTGCTGGTGTCTGCGGGCTCTTTCGTGATGTTTCCTCAGAGCTTCATCCATTTTGGGGTGCTGCATGGCATGGCGGTGATGCTGCTTGTCGCACGGTGCACGGCAGGCTGGGGGCGCTGGTTGTGGCTGGCGGGGCTGGTTGCGCTGGCGCTGCCGTCTGTCGCGCACCTGTTGCTCTCGGGGCCCTGGGTCGAGGCTGCACCCTGGTTCAATGGGCGCGCTTTCAACTGGTTGGGTCTGGTGTCTCGCAAGCCTTTCACAGAGGACTATGTTCCCGTGTTTCCATGGCTGGGCGTGCTGTGGTGGGGGCTGGCGTCTGGCCAGTGGGCCATGGCCAGGGGCAGGCAGCATTGGCTTCCATGGAAGCTGCCGGGTGGCCTGCGGCCGCTCGCGACGCTGGGACAATGGAGTTTGAGCTACTACATGTTGCACCAGCCGGTCATGATCGGGGTGCTGATGGTGGTGGCCTGGATGTCCAGGGGCGTGCAGGGGTAG
- a CDS encoding HPP family protein: protein MVASLGASAVLVFGMPSSPLAQPWPVLGGSTLSALVGAICSSAIPDMALAGAVAVGLSVALMVPLRCLHPPGGAMALYVVLTAGDGWHLAAFPILFNVVVLVGTAVVYNNLTGRRYPHPQRVEADGDVANGAFTASDVDAALAHYNQVLDVSRADLEGLLHLAGRAAFQRTLGEVRCADIMSRPPFAVEAGVSLKQAWELMRSKQIKALPVVDGQNQVIGIVTVADFMRLANLDTHEGLGQRLRSLVMGRGSQPKDVGEIMTHPVQVALTSQHAMDLVPLFSQGGHHHIPIVDSQERLAGVITQTDLVRTLASAVRGRD, encoded by the coding sequence ATGGTGGCATCCCTCGGAGCCAGCGCGGTGCTGGTTTTCGGGATGCCTTCCAGCCCGCTGGCGCAGCCGTGGCCGGTGCTGGGAGGGAGCACCTTGTCAGCGCTGGTTGGAGCCATCTGCTCGTCTGCGATTCCCGATATGGCGCTCGCAGGTGCCGTGGCGGTCGGACTTTCGGTTGCCCTGATGGTGCCCTTGCGCTGCCTGCATCCGCCGGGCGGGGCCATGGCGCTGTATGTGGTGTTGACCGCGGGGGATGGATGGCACCTGGCGGCGTTTCCCATCCTGTTCAACGTTGTGGTGCTGGTGGGTACGGCCGTGGTGTACAACAACCTCACTGGACGCAGATATCCGCACCCCCAGCGCGTTGAAGCGGACGGCGATGTGGCGAATGGGGCTTTTACAGCCTCGGATGTGGATGCAGCGCTGGCCCACTACAACCAGGTGCTGGACGTCAGTCGCGCTGACCTCGAGGGCCTTTTGCATCTTGCAGGGCGTGCCGCGTTCCAGCGAACCTTGGGTGAGGTGCGTTGCGCTGACATCATGTCGCGGCCGCCGTTTGCGGTGGAGGCCGGTGTTTCATTGAAACAAGCCTGGGAATTGATGCGGTCCAAGCAAATCAAGGCGCTGCCCGTAGTGGACGGGCAGAATCAGGTGATCGGCATCGTGACGGTCGCGGATTTTATGCGGCTGGCGAATCTGGACACGCACGAAGGTCTGGGGCAGCGCTTGCGGTCGCTGGTGATGGGACGGGGAAGCCAGCCCAAAGACGTGGGCGAAATCATGACCCATCCGGTTCAGGTGGCACTCACGTCGCAGCACGCCATGGATCTGGTCCCCTTGTTCTCCCAGGGCGGACATCACCATATCCCGATCGTGGATTCGCAAGAGCGCCTCGCAGGTGTCATCACACAGACGGATCTCGTGCGTACCCTTGCCTCGGCGGTCCGGGGTCGTGATTGA
- a CDS encoding BolA family protein → MNTLAQQMHQTLADRLAPTALEVLDESAAHAGHAGANGTGFGTHFRVRISSPLFTGKPRVAQHRLVYDALQEFIDQGVHALAIEVL, encoded by the coding sequence ATGAACACCCTCGCCCAGCAAATGCACCAGACCCTGGCGGACCGTCTTGCACCCACCGCCCTGGAGGTGCTTGACGAAAGCGCCGCCCACGCAGGCCATGCCGGGGCCAATGGCACCGGTTTTGGCACCCATTTCCGGGTCCGCATTTCGTCACCTTTGTTTACAGGCAAGCCCCGCGTCGCGCAGCACCGCCTTGTGTATGATGCGCTGCAAGAATTTATTGACCAAGGCGTTCACGCCCTCGCCATTGAAGTTCTCTGA
- a CDS encoding YdiU family protein produces MNLPAESVTPIADIGLAWKHGFAALGPDFFTELRPTPLPAPHWVGTSTAVAQLIGLDADWLQRDEALQAFTGNTLLAGSRPLASVYSGHQFGVWAGQLGDGRAILLGETAAGLEIQLKGAGRTPYSRMGDGRAVLRSSIREFLCSEAMHGLGIPTSRALCITGSPAPVRREEVETASVVTRVAPSFVRFGHFEHFAANDLQAQLKTLADYVINRYYPECRDTRDFGGNAYAALLQAVSERTAHLMAQWQAVGFCHGVMNTDNMSILGLTIDYGPFQFLDAFMPGHVCNHSDHQGRYAYNRQPNVAYWNLFCLAQALLPLIGDPELAKAALESYKTVFPEAFMARMRSKLGLAQAREQDAELIDGILVLLAQNGVDYTIFWRRLSHAVQTSDFELVRDLFADRSAFDDWMLSYSELLALDGKALAANLMLNTNPKFVLRNHLGEQAIRAAKLGDFSELQTLQRLLERPFEEHPGHDAYAAFPPDWASSIEISCSS; encoded by the coding sequence ATGAACCTGCCCGCCGAAAGCGTGACCCCCATCGCCGATATCGGCCTGGCCTGGAAGCACGGATTTGCCGCCCTGGGACCGGACTTTTTCACCGAACTGCGCCCCACTCCGCTGCCCGCCCCCCACTGGGTGGGCACCAGCACTGCCGTTGCACAGCTGATCGGCCTGGACGCTGACTGGCTGCAGCGGGACGAAGCCCTGCAAGCCTTCACCGGCAATACGCTGCTTGCAGGCTCTCGGCCCCTGGCCAGCGTCTACAGCGGCCACCAGTTCGGCGTGTGGGCCGGCCAACTGGGTGACGGCCGCGCCATCTTGCTGGGCGAGACCGCTGCGGGCCTCGAAATCCAGCTCAAGGGCGCTGGCCGCACCCCCTACTCCCGCATGGGCGACGGGCGCGCTGTGCTGCGCTCCAGCATCCGTGAATTTTTGTGCAGCGAGGCCATGCATGGCCTGGGCATTCCGACATCGCGCGCACTGTGCATCACCGGTTCGCCCGCACCCGTGCGCCGCGAAGAGGTGGAGACGGCATCCGTAGTGACGCGGGTGGCCCCCAGCTTTGTGCGTTTTGGCCATTTCGAGCACTTTGCAGCCAACGACCTGCAAGCACAGCTCAAGACCCTGGCCGACTACGTTATCAACCGCTATTACCCCGAATGCCGGGACACCCGCGACTTCGGCGGCAACGCGTATGCCGCCCTGCTACAGGCCGTGAGCGAACGCACCGCACACCTGATGGCACAGTGGCAGGCCGTGGGCTTTTGCCATGGGGTGATGAACACCGACAACATGAGCATCCTGGGCCTGACGATCGACTACGGCCCTTTCCAGTTTCTGGACGCCTTTATGCCCGGCCATGTGTGCAACCACAGCGACCACCAGGGCCGCTATGCCTACAACCGCCAGCCCAATGTGGCGTACTGGAACCTGTTCTGCCTGGCGCAGGCCTTGTTGCCGCTGATCGGCGACCCGGAGCTGGCAAAAGCTGCCCTGGAGTCCTACAAAACCGTCTTCCCGGAAGCGTTCATGGCCCGCATGCGCAGCAAACTCGGGCTGGCCCAGGCGCGCGAGCAAGACGCAGAACTGATCGACGGCATCCTGGTGCTGCTGGCCCAGAACGGGGTGGACTACACCATCTTCTGGCGCCGCCTGTCGCACGCGGTGCAGACAAGTGACTTCGAGCTGGTGCGCGACCTGTTCGCCGACCGTTCCGCATTTGACGACTGGATGCTATCATATTCAGAGCTGTTGGCGCTTGATGGTAAAGCGCTGGCGGCCAATTTGATGCTCAATACCAATCCCAAGTTTGTATTGCGCAACCACCTGGGCGAGCAGGCCATCCGCGCCGCGAAACTTGGCGATTTCAGTGAACTCCAAACCCTGCAGCGGCTGCTGGAGCGCCCTTTTGAAGAGCACCCCGGGCACGACGCCTACGCAGCCTTCCCGCCCGACTGGGCCTCCTCCATCGAGATCAGCTGCTCATCATGA
- a CDS encoding 3-(methylthio)propionyl-CoA ligase: MLGLMQSQPLLISSLIEFAERHHGDAEIVSRRVEGDIHRYTYRDLGARARRLANALDELKLQFSDRVATLAWNGYRHMEMYFGVSGSGRVLHTVNPRLHPDQIAWIMNHAEDQVLCFDMTFLPLVQAVHSRCPTVKKWVALCDADKLPADSGIPGLTSYEAWIGAQSPDYAWPDFDENSASSMCYTSGTTGNPKAALYSHRSTTLHAYAAALPDVMCLSARDAVLPVVPMFHVNAWGIPYSAALTGCKLVFPGPAMDGKSIYELIESEKVTYAAGVPTVWQMMLGHMKPAGLKFSTLRRTVIGGSACPPAMIHAFKEDYGVEVLHAWGMTEMSPLGTLCTLKNKHLAMSKDDQMKILQKQGRAIYGVDMKIVGGDGNELPWDGKTYGDLLVRGPWIVDSYFKGEGGNPLVKDAQGRGWFPTGDVATIDADGFMQITDRSKDVIKSGGEWISSIDIENIAMAHPSIAMAACVGMPHPKWDERPIVAVVKRPGTEVTRDELLAFYEGKTAKWQFPDDVVFVEAIPLGATGKMLKTKLREQLKGYKLPGL, translated from the coding sequence ATGCTGGGCCTGATGCAGAGCCAACCGTTGCTGATTTCGTCGCTGATCGAGTTCGCAGAGCGCCACCATGGCGACGCTGAAATCGTTTCCCGACGTGTCGAGGGCGACATCCATCGCTACACGTACCGCGATCTGGGGGCGCGTGCTCGGCGGCTGGCCAATGCCCTGGACGAGCTCAAGCTGCAGTTCAGTGACCGTGTGGCCACACTGGCCTGGAACGGCTACCGCCACATGGAGATGTACTTTGGCGTGAGCGGGTCGGGCCGGGTGCTGCACACCGTGAACCCGCGCCTGCACCCGGACCAGATCGCATGGATCATGAACCATGCTGAAGACCAGGTGCTGTGTTTTGACATGACGTTCCTGCCCCTGGTGCAGGCCGTACATTCCCGGTGCCCCACGGTGAAGAAGTGGGTCGCTCTGTGCGATGCCGACAAGCTGCCTGCGGATTCCGGCATCCCTGGCCTCACGAGCTACGAAGCCTGGATCGGCGCGCAGTCGCCGGACTACGCCTGGCCCGATTTCGACGAGAACTCTGCATCCAGCATGTGCTACACCAGCGGCACCACGGGCAACCCCAAGGCCGCGCTGTACAGCCACCGCTCCACCACGCTGCATGCTTACGCCGCCGCACTGCCTGACGTGATGTGCCTTTCAGCCCGCGACGCCGTGCTGCCCGTGGTGCCCATGTTTCACGTCAACGCCTGGGGCATCCCATACTCCGCCGCGCTCACGGGCTGCAAGCTGGTGTTCCCCGGCCCGGCGATGGACGGCAAATCCATCTACGAACTGATCGAATCCGAGAAGGTCACCTACGCCGCTGGCGTGCCCACCGTGTGGCAGATGATGCTGGGGCACATGAAGCCGGCGGGCCTGAAGTTCTCCACGCTGCGCCGTACCGTCATCGGTGGCTCGGCCTGCCCGCCCGCCATGATCCACGCCTTCAAGGAAGACTACGGCGTGGAGGTTCTGCATGCGTGGGGCATGACCGAGATGAGCCCGCTGGGAACGCTGTGCACCCTGAAGAACAAGCATCTGGCCATGTCCAAGGACGATCAGATGAAGATCCTGCAAAAGCAGGGGCGCGCCATCTATGGCGTGGACATGAAGATTGTGGGTGGTGACGGCAACGAGCTGCCCTGGGACGGCAAGACCTATGGCGACCTGCTCGTCAGGGGGCCGTGGATTGTGGACAGCTATTTCAAGGGCGAGGGCGGCAATCCGCTCGTCAAGGATGCGCAGGGCCGTGGCTGGTTCCCCACGGGCGATGTGGCCACGATTGACGCCGACGGTTTCATGCAGATCACCGACCGCAGCAAGGACGTGATCAAGTCCGGCGGCGAATGGATCAGCTCCATCGATATCGAAAACATTGCCATGGCGCATCCTTCCATTGCAATGGCCGCCTGCGTCGGCATGCCCCACCCAAAGTGGGATGAGCGCCCGATTGTTGCGGTGGTCAAGCGCCCCGGTACGGAAGTCACGCGCGACGAACTGCTGGCGTTTTACGAGGGCAAAACCGCCAAGTGGCAGTTCCCCGATGACGTGGTGTTTGTGGAAGCCATTCCGCTGGGGGCGACCGGCAAGATGCTCAAGACCAAACTGCGCGAGCAGCTCAAGGGCTACAAGCTTCCGGGCTTGTGA
- the msrB gene encoding peptide-methionine (R)-S-oxide reductase MsrB — protein MTYPVQKSDAEWQAILKDKGAEPAALQVTRHAATERPFTGKFEAHWADGSYHCICCGAKLFDSVTKFDAGCGWPSFSEAIPGAITEIVDRSHGMVRTETVCAQCGAHLGHVFDDGPAPTGLRYCMNSASLDFESGKD, from the coding sequence ATGACCTACCCCGTTCAGAAATCCGATGCCGAATGGCAAGCCATCCTCAAGGACAAGGGCGCCGAGCCCGCCGCCCTGCAGGTGACACGCCACGCCGCCACCGAACGCCCTTTCACCGGCAAATTCGAAGCCCACTGGGCCGATGGCAGCTACCACTGCATTTGCTGCGGTGCGAAATTGTTCGATTCGGTGACCAAGTTTGACGCCGGCTGCGGCTGGCCCAGTTTCTCCGAAGCCATCCCCGGTGCCATCACCGAGATCGTGGACCGCAGCCATGGCATGGTCCGCACCGAGACGGTGTGTGCACAATGCGGGGCCCACCTGGGCCATGTCTTTGACGATGGCCCCGCGCCCACCGGCCTTCGCTACTGCATGAACTCGGCCTCGCTGGATTTCGAGTCCGGCAAGGACTGA
- a CDS encoding carboxylesterase family protein: MVDSRWRLQWLGAVFSAAAMVGCGGGSGSAPEVRETVYGTLRGVDDSAVTGTYAWKGVPFAKPPVGELRWQPPAAPAAWSGERDATRFGSACLQMGRIYGPGANNRFDNTIGETLGTPVGSEDCLTLNIWRPATSQDKLPVLLFLHGGSAISGYTADPVYDGAALARSANAVVVTANYRLDVLGYFQMPPLHTGTQPYTGNYALLDNVQALRFIQNNIASFGGNAGNVTLMGQSAGAINALALLVAPQAAGLFHKLLPVSGGISLATNLPPGSIPTLNPASRYTAQAGMLLAHLALADGLAPALADAQALVAGWTPAQVASYLRGKDARVVLQTVLKNGLTGSGPIPDGVVVPADPIAEIGAGRFHKVPVLSGYTGEEGKLFAPFLALLGGKPGMKISDAERFVMMQNFNPDGPTILTAGDILDASYLPVTAPGTGYNARTRLLGSVFIDPSRDNLLNTLRSQQSTVWSYQFNWAQQPAPWNDVHGAAHAFDLPFLFGNFGPSVFAKATNSTANQPGRLALSRAMMDSLRAFVHTGNPNNATVNQNWTPWPSQLVFDADQKAVRLSVQ; encoded by the coding sequence ATGGTCGATTCGCGCTGGCGTTTGCAATGGTTGGGAGCGGTGTTTTCGGCCGCAGCAATGGTGGGCTGCGGCGGTGGTTCCGGCTCTGCGCCCGAGGTGCGCGAGACGGTGTACGGCACCTTGCGCGGCGTGGACGACAGTGCGGTGACTGGCACCTACGCATGGAAAGGTGTTCCGTTTGCCAAGCCACCCGTGGGCGAGCTGCGCTGGCAACCGCCCGCAGCCCCGGCCGCCTGGTCCGGAGAGCGTGACGCCACGCGTTTTGGCAGTGCCTGCCTGCAAATGGGCCGCATCTACGGCCCCGGTGCCAACAACCGGTTTGACAACACGATTGGCGAGACCCTGGGCACGCCGGTAGGCAGCGAAGACTGCCTGACCCTCAATATCTGGCGCCCAGCCACCTCGCAAGACAAGCTGCCTGTGCTGCTGTTCCTGCATGGCGGTAGTGCCATCTCGGGCTATACGGCCGATCCCGTCTACGACGGCGCTGCGCTGGCACGGTCTGCCAACGCCGTCGTGGTCACGGCCAACTACCGGCTCGACGTTCTGGGCTACTTCCAGATGCCGCCACTGCACACCGGCACGCAGCCCTATACCGGCAACTACGCGCTGCTCGACAACGTGCAGGCACTTCGCTTCATCCAGAACAACATTGCCAGCTTTGGCGGCAATGCTGGCAATGTCACGCTGATGGGGCAGTCCGCAGGCGCCATCAACGCGCTGGCGCTGCTGGTCGCGCCCCAGGCTGCGGGGTTGTTCCACAAGCTCTTACCGGTCAGTGGCGGAATCTCGCTGGCGACGAACCTGCCGCCCGGTTCGATTCCCACGCTCAACCCGGCCTCCCGGTACACCGCGCAGGCGGGCATGCTGCTGGCGCATCTGGCGCTGGCCGATGGCCTGGCGCCTGCGCTTGCCGATGCACAGGCGCTCGTTGCGGGATGGACCCCCGCGCAGGTAGCCAGCTACCTGCGTGGCAAGGACGCGCGGGTAGTGCTGCAGACGGTGCTCAAGAACGGTCTCACGGGCTCGGGCCCCATCCCTGATGGCGTGGTGGTGCCCGCAGACCCGATCGCAGAAATAGGCGCTGGCCGCTTCCACAAGGTGCCCGTGCTGTCTGGCTACACGGGCGAGGAGGGCAAGCTTTTTGCGCCTTTCCTGGCGCTGCTGGGCGGCAAGCCGGGCATGAAGATCTCCGACGCCGAGCGCTTTGTGATGATGCAGAACTTCAACCCCGATGGCCCCACCATACTCACGGCCGGCGACATCCTGGATGCCTCTTACCTGCCGGTCACGGCGCCCGGCACGGGCTACAACGCGCGCACCCGGCTGCTGGGCAGTGTGTTCATCGATCCGAGCCGCGACAACCTGCTCAATACCCTTCGCAGTCAGCAATCCACGGTATGGAGCTACCAGTTCAACTGGGCCCAGCAACCGGCGCCCTGGAACGATGTGCACGGCGCGGCGCATGCGTTTGACCTGCCGTTCCTGTTCGGCAACTTTGGGCCTTCGGTCTTTGCCAAGGCCACCAACAGCACGGCCAATCAGCCTGGCCGACTGGCGCTGTCGCGCGCGATGATGGACAGCCTGCGGGCGTTCGTCCACACGGGCAACCCGAACAACGCAACGGTCAACCAAAACTGGACGCCATGGCCCAGTCAGCTCGTGTTCGACGCCGACCAGAAGGCCGTGCGCCTGAGCGTGCAGTGA
- a CDS encoding AraC family transcriptional regulator, which produces MTPRTSSAAWVRGITDMMAAEGLPAAELCAEAGIDLASLQLPQTRVDVDKISRLWELAVARSGKVALGLCPQLTARYGNVDVVGYALASGPNLLVGFQHLIRHMAVISDCTTFALERDVRGYWISIAHIGATRPIPRQRVEYALLTLFTLCCWLTRRELRPLAVELITPQPAATNESPYHVAFGMLPRFGQATNRFLLAEADLLADIPTHNPSLWALHERLVETELDHLGQSLTSTRVRTEVARVLHRGEPRREDVAARLHLTDRTLQRRLQAESVSYQQLLDDTRCELARQYLCDERRSLAEVADLLGFADQSNLFRACKRWFGLPPGQYRAQVLYPEAEGQGSTQAA; this is translated from the coding sequence ATGACTCCCCGCACAAGCTCTGCCGCCTGGGTGCGCGGCATCACCGACATGATGGCCGCCGAAGGCTTGCCTGCTGCCGAGTTATGCGCCGAAGCGGGCATCGATCTGGCATCACTGCAACTGCCACAAACCCGTGTGGACGTGGACAAGATCAGCCGCCTATGGGAGCTGGCGGTGGCACGTTCGGGCAAGGTGGCGCTGGGGCTGTGCCCGCAGCTCACGGCGCGCTACGGCAATGTGGATGTGGTGGGCTACGCGCTGGCGTCCGGCCCCAACCTGTTGGTGGGTTTTCAGCACCTCATACGCCACATGGCGGTGATTTCGGACTGCACCACCTTCGCGCTGGAGCGCGATGTGCGCGGCTACTGGATATCCATCGCGCACATCGGTGCCACCCGCCCCATTCCGCGCCAGCGTGTCGAATACGCGCTGCTAACGCTGTTCACGCTGTGTTGCTGGCTCACGCGCCGCGAGCTTCGGCCTCTGGCGGTGGAGCTGATCACGCCGCAGCCCGCAGCCACCAACGAGTCGCCCTACCACGTAGCGTTTGGCATGCTGCCCCGCTTTGGGCAGGCAACCAACCGGTTTCTGCTGGCCGAGGCTGATCTGTTGGCCGACATACCCACCCACAACCCCAGTCTGTGGGCCCTGCACGAGCGGCTGGTAGAGACCGAACTGGACCACCTGGGCCAGTCTCTCACCAGCACGCGCGTGCGCACCGAGGTAGCCCGCGTCCTGCACCGGGGCGAGCCCCGCCGCGAAGACGTGGCCGCGCGCCTGCACCTGACGGACCGCACGCTGCAGCGGCGCCTGCAGGCCGAATCCGTCAGCTACCAGCAGCTGCTGGACGACACCCGCTGTGAACTGGCACGCCAGTACCTCTGCGACGAGCGCCGAAGCCTGGCCGAGGTGGCCGACCTGCTGGGCTTTGCCGACCAGAGCAACCTGTTTCGGGCCTGCAAGCGCTGGTTTGGCCTCCCGCCGGGCCAGTACCGCGCGCAGGTGCTGTACCCTGAGGCCGAAGGCCAAGGCTCTACCCAGGCCGCATAG
- the infA gene encoding translation initiation factor IF-1 — MAKEELIEMQGSVTEVLPDSRFRVTLDNGHQLIAYTGGKMRKHHIRILAGDKVSLEMSPYDLSKGRITFRHLAGRGPGPSSSNR; from the coding sequence ATGGCTAAAGAAGAACTTATTGAAATGCAAGGCTCCGTGACGGAAGTCTTGCCTGACTCGCGCTTTCGCGTCACGCTGGACAATGGTCACCAGCTCATTGCCTATACGGGCGGCAAGATGCGCAAGCACCACATTCGTATTTTGGCGGGTGACAAGGTTTCGCTGGAGATGTCTCCGTACGACCTTTCCAAAGGGCGCATCACATTCCGCCACCTCGCTGGCCGCGGCCCTGGCCCTTCCAGCAGCAACCGTTGA
- a CDS encoding septation protein A yields the protein MKILIDFFPILLFFGAYKFYGIYVGTAVLMAATVVQMGLIYAIDRRLQTMHKVTLVLILLFGTLTLVLQDDRFIKWKPTVLYGAMALALAVAVWVMKKNFLKMLLGSQLTLPEGVWHRLNVAWIVYCAFMSAINAYVVVNFSTEAWVDFKLWGYAFPLVFLVGQGIYVAPHIKGDEPAA from the coding sequence ATGAAAATCCTGATCGACTTCTTTCCCATCCTGCTGTTCTTCGGGGCCTACAAGTTCTACGGCATCTATGTGGGCACGGCGGTGCTCATGGCGGCCACCGTGGTACAGATGGGCCTCATTTACGCGATCGACCGGCGTCTGCAGACCATGCACAAGGTCACCCTGGTGCTGATCCTGCTGTTTGGCACCCTCACGCTGGTGCTGCAGGACGACCGCTTCATCAAATGGAAACCCACCGTGCTGTACGGCGCCATGGCCCTGGCGCTGGCTGTGGCCGTGTGGGTCATGAAGAAGAACTTCCTGAAGATGCTTCTGGGCAGCCAGCTGACGCTGCCGGAGGGCGTGTGGCACCGGCTGAACGTCGCCTGGATCGTGTATTGCGCGTTCATGTCGGCCATCAACGCCTATGTGGTCGTCAACTTCAGCACCGAGGCCTGGGTCGATTTCAAGCTCTGGGGCTACGCCTTCCCGCTGGTCTTCCTGGTGGGCCAGGGCATCTATGTGGCGCCCCATATCAAGGGCGACGAGCCTGCAGCCTGA
- a CDS encoding peptidylprolyl isomerase has translation MKKQLLSGLVAAAVLGTLALPVSAQNVAIVNGKAVPKERVEALKQQVERSGRPVTPDIEGQIKEEVIAREIFMQEAQKRGLEASADYKAQMELARQTILIRELFADYQKTNPVTDAEIQAEYDKFVAANSGKEYKASHILVEKEADAKAIIASIKKGAKFEDIAKKQSKDPGSGAKGGDLDWANPASYVSEFTEALVKLEKGKMTEAPVKSQFGWHVIRLDDVRQAELPKLEEVKPQVAQQLQQQKLAKFQEDLRAKAKVE, from the coding sequence ATGAAGAAACAGCTCCTGTCCGGCCTCGTGGCCGCTGCCGTGCTGGGCACGTTGGCCCTGCCCGTTTCCGCCCAGAATGTCGCCATCGTCAATGGCAAGGCCGTTCCCAAGGAACGTGTCGAAGCGCTCAAGCAGCAAGTGGAGCGTTCGGGCCGCCCTGTGACGCCGGACATCGAAGGTCAGATCAAGGAAGAAGTCATCGCCCGCGAGATCTTCATGCAGGAAGCGCAAAAGCGTGGCCTGGAAGCATCGGCCGATTACAAGGCGCAAATGGAGCTGGCCCGCCAGACCATCCTCATCCGCGAGCTGTTTGCTGACTACCAGAAGACAAACCCGGTGACCGATGCCGAAATCCAGGCCGAGTACGACAAATTCGTTGCCGCCAACAGTGGCAAGGAATACAAGGCCAGCCACATCCTGGTGGAAAAGGAAGCCGACGCAAAAGCGATCATCGCGTCCATCAAGAAGGGCGCCAAGTTTGAAGACATCGCCAAGAAGCAATCCAAGGACCCGGGCTCCGGCGCCAAGGGTGGCGATCTGGACTGGGCCAATCCCGCCAGCTACGTGAGCGAGTTCACGGAAGCGCTCGTCAAGCTCGAAAAGGGCAAGATGACCGAGGCGCCTGTGAAGAGCCAGTTTGGCTGGCACGTGATTCGCCTGGACGATGTGCGCCAGGCCGAACTGCCCAAGCTGGAAGAAGTGAAGCCCCAGGTGGCCCAGCAATTGCAGCAGCAAAAACTGGCCAAATTCCAGGAAGACCTGCGCGCCAAGGCCAAGGTCGAGTAA
- a CDS encoding Crp/Fnr family transcriptional regulator produces MLSPAPPPLRFIEAQPWFAGVSVALQERLRSEVSTQHADKGSVMLPAGSAVQGWHAVLSGLVMLQSPASQGRASAFIGVPDGEWFGEGSAMKPEPRRYHVIALRPTTLLCLPLPLFATLRETSLGFNQFLVQHLNMRLGQAMTIIEAGRTQSPEHRVALYLSRLFWRSTRRLNLTQEELGQLVGLSRQTVNKVLRVLESRGIVSLDFGRVAIVDDEALNAHLAATAAR; encoded by the coding sequence ATGCTCAGCCCCGCCCCGCCCCCACTGCGTTTCATCGAAGCCCAGCCCTGGTTTGCAGGGGTTTCCGTGGCCCTGCAGGAGAGGCTGCGCAGCGAGGTGTCCACACAGCACGCCGACAAGGGCTCGGTCATGCTGCCGGCAGGCAGCGCCGTGCAAGGCTGGCACGCAGTGCTCTCGGGCCTGGTGATGCTGCAAAGCCCTGCCAGCCAGGGCCGCGCCTCAGCGTTCATCGGCGTACCTGATGGCGAATGGTTTGGCGAGGGCTCGGCCATGAAACCAGAGCCGCGTCGATACCACGTGATCGCGCTGCGCCCCACCACGCTGCTGTGCCTGCCGCTGCCCCTGTTTGCCACGCTGCGCGAGACCAGCCTGGGCTTCAACCAGTTTCTGGTGCAGCACCTGAACATGCGGCTGGGCCAGGCCATGACGATCATCGAGGCCGGGCGCACGCAATCCCCCGAGCACCGTGTGGCGCTGTACCTGAGCCGCCTGTTCTGGCGCAGCACGCGGCGGCTGAACCTCACGCAGGAGGAACTCGGCCAGCTCGTGGGCCTGTCACGCCAGACGGTGAACAAGGTGCTGCGCGTGCTGGAAAGCAGGGGCATCGTGTCGCTGGACTTCGGCCGCGTGGCCATCGTGGACGACGAAGCGCTGAACGCGCACCTCGCCGCCACGGCGGCACGCTGA